The following is a genomic window from Streptomyces lincolnensis.
TCCAGATCCAGAACGTGGACAACGTCATCGTCCGCAACCTGACCTTCGCCGCCACCGAGGACTGCTTCCCGCAGTGGGACCCGACCGACGGCGACGAGGGCAACTGGAACTCCAACTACGACTCCGTCACCCTGCGCGGCGCGACCCACGTCTGGGCGGACCACAACACGTTCACCGACGCCCCGCGCTTCGACGGCGCCAACCCGGAGTACTTCGGCCGCGAGTACCAGATCCACGACGGATCCCTGGACATCACCAAGAGCTCCGACCTGGTGACCGTCTCCCGCAACCAGTTCACCAACCACGACAAGACGATGCTCATCGGCAGCAGCGACAGCGAGCCCGCCGGCAAGCTGCGCGTCTCCATCCACCACAACGTGTGGAAGGGCATCGTCCAGCGGGCGCCCCTGGCCCGCGTCGGCCAGATCCACATCTACAACAACCTCTACGACGTGACGCCCCTGAACGGCTACGCGGTGCAGTACAGCATCAACTCCCGCGCCAAGGCCCAGGTCGTCGCGGAGAACAACCACTGGAAGGTCCCGGCCGGCGTGAAGGTCGCCAAGCTCCTGAGCGGTGACGGCACCGGCGCGATCAAGGGCACGGGCAACCAGGTCAACGGCACGGTGACGGACCTGGTCGCCGCCTACAACGCCGCGTCCTCCAAGGACCTGAAGACCACGGTCAACTGGACGCCGACGCTGACGGCGGGGCTGGAGTCCTCGGCGAAGAGCCTGCCGACGTCGCTGGGGGCGACGACGGGGGCGGGGGTGCTGTCGTAACGCACGCGGTGTGGGGCCGGGGCCCGGGGCGGAACGGTGCCCGGGCCCATGGCAGAAGGAAGCTCTCCCCCATCTCCGGTTCGAACGTACGGGGAACGGAGGAACGTTCAGGCCGCGGAGGTCAGTTCGCACCAGATGTACTTTCCGGTGCCGACGATGTTCCGGGTGTCCCGTTGCTGCACCCAGCCCCAGGTGTCGGCGCACTCCCGGACGAGCGTGAGGCCGCGGCCCGTCTCGGCCT
Proteins encoded in this region:
- a CDS encoding pectate lyase family protein, with the translated sequence MATPSHRRSLRKRRTLLASAAAVAATGLGASYFVMSANADAVDLYHQTLAAKDGWASSGTGTTGGTKADAAHTFTVSTRAQLVKALGSASDTTPRIIKVKGTIDANTDAAGKKLSCANYASGTGYSLTSYLKAYDPAVYGRSKLPSGTQETARAAAQKKQAANIVFKVPANTTLVGVPGTKAGITGGMLQIQNVDNVIVRNLTFAATEDCFPQWDPTDGDEGNWNSNYDSVTLRGATHVWADHNTFTDAPRFDGANPEYFGREYQIHDGSLDITKSSDLVTVSRNQFTNHDKTMLIGSSDSEPAGKLRVSIHHNVWKGIVQRAPLARVGQIHIYNNLYDVTPLNGYAVQYSINSRAKAQVVAENNHWKVPAGVKVAKLLSGDGTGAIKGTGNQVNGTVTDLVAAYNAASSKDLKTTVNWTPTLTAGLESSAKSLPTSLGATTGAGVLS